In the genome of Croceimicrobium hydrocarbonivorans, one region contains:
- the nqrC gene encoding NADH:ubiquinone reductase (Na(+)-transporting) subunit C, protein MDVNKNSYTFTFAAVMVIVVAAMLSFAATSLKPMQDNNIRLEKMQNILSSINIEVSREEAEEAYDKYITKEVVINNSKEVSGIAAFDVEMSKEVAKAPMERNAPLYIADKDGETYYIIPMRGKGLWGPIWGYISLEKNVSTIYGATFDHKSETPGLGAEIKGESFTSLFPGKEMLEDNGSFTGIQVMKGNASGEHQVNGISGGTITSVGVQTMISDCMKSYVDYLKTVKTASAGTMEDNRLATIDQ, encoded by the coding sequence ATGGACGTTAATAAGAATTCATACACATTTACCTTCGCTGCGGTCATGGTGATCGTAGTAGCGGCTATGTTATCTTTTGCCGCCACGAGCTTAAAACCTATGCAGGATAACAATATCCGATTGGAGAAGATGCAAAACATCCTTTCTTCTATCAATATTGAAGTATCTCGCGAGGAAGCTGAGGAAGCCTATGATAAGTACATCACTAAAGAAGTAGTGATCAATAACTCCAAAGAAGTAAGTGGTATCGCAGCTTTTGATGTGGAGATGTCTAAAGAGGTAGCTAAAGCTCCAATGGAGCGCAATGCGCCCTTATACATTGCAGATAAAGACGGTGAAACTTACTATATCATTCCAATGCGTGGAAAAGGACTTTGGGGTCCTATCTGGGGATACATCTCTTTGGAGAAAAATGTGAGCACCATTTACGGAGCCACCTTCGATCACAAATCCGAAACTCCTGGTTTAGGAGCTGAGATTAAAGGCGAGAGCTTTACCAGTCTTTTCCCCGGTAAAGAAATGTTAGAAGACAATGGTTCTTTTACTGGCATTCAAGTAATGAAGGGTAATGCCTCCGGCGAGCACCAAGTAAATGGTATCAGCGGTGGAACTATTACTTCAGTAGGAGTTCAAACTATGATCTCTGACTGCATGAAGAGTTATGTAGACTACCTGAAGACTGTGAAAACAGCATCAGCAGGTACTATGGAAGATAATCGTTTAGCAACTATCGATCAATAG
- a CDS encoding NADH:ubiquinone reductase (Na(+)-transporting) subunit B, with protein sequence MKLFKNILDSVKPHFEAGGKFEKLHPVYDGFATFLFTPGHTSHSGAHVRDAIDLKRTMITVVMAMVPALLFGMWNAGNLHYTALGLAETMTFGDKFLWGAMKIVPMLIVSYGVGLGVEFIFCIIKKHSIQEGYLVSGMLIPLIMPIDIPLWMVAVSVIFAVVIGKEVFGGTGMNILNPALTARAFAFFAYPTYMSGDKVWINTSADAGQSVVDGFSGATVLGSYATGGDVQYSVWDMFMGFIPGSIGETSTVAILIGAAILLYTGIASWRIMLSGVIGALAMGYLFNAFAPHAISPEQQSFMSLPGWQHLIMGGFAFGIVFMATDPVSAAQTNRGKWIYGFLVGFFAIMIRVFNPAYPEGIMMAILFMNVMAPLIDHYVIQANINKRKKRLATVKAA encoded by the coding sequence ATGAAACTATTCAAGAATATTCTCGACAGCGTTAAGCCGCATTTTGAAGCAGGCGGTAAGTTCGAAAAACTCCACCCGGTATACGACGGTTTTGCAACCTTCCTTTTTACTCCGGGACACACCAGCCATAGTGGAGCGCATGTGCGCGATGCTATTGACCTGAAGCGTACTATGATTACCGTGGTAATGGCCATGGTTCCTGCACTTTTATTCGGTATGTGGAATGCCGGTAATTTGCATTACACTGCCTTAGGCCTGGCTGAAACCATGACTTTTGGTGATAAATTCCTTTGGGGGGCGATGAAAATCGTTCCTATGCTCATCGTTTCCTACGGGGTAGGATTGGGAGTAGAATTTATCTTCTGTATCATTAAGAAACACTCCATTCAGGAAGGTTATCTGGTATCAGGGATGTTGATTCCTTTGATTATGCCAATCGACATTCCGCTGTGGATGGTAGCAGTTTCAGTAATCTTTGCCGTGGTAATTGGTAAAGAGGTATTCGGTGGTACCGGGATGAACATCCTGAATCCCGCATTAACCGCTCGTGCCTTTGCCTTCTTTGCTTATCCTACTTATATGAGTGGTGATAAAGTATGGATCAACACCAGTGCTGATGCTGGTCAATCAGTAGTAGACGGATTCTCCGGAGCTACTGTTTTAGGATCTTACGCCACTGGCGGAGATGTACAGTACTCAGTTTGGGATATGTTCATGGGCTTTATTCCGGGTTCTATTGGTGAAACATCTACGGTAGCCATTTTAATTGGTGCCGCAATCTTATTGTACACTGGTATTGCTAGCTGGAGAATAATGTTGAGCGGTGTGATTGGCGCTTTAGCCATGGGATACCTTTTCAATGCCTTTGCTCCTCATGCGATCTCTCCAGAGCAACAATCCTTTATGAGTTTACCAGGATGGCAACACCTTATTATGGGTGGCTTTGCTTTCGGTATTGTCTTTATGGCTACTGATCCGGTATCAGCCGCACAGACCAACCGTGGTAAATGGATCTACGGATTCTTGGTAGGTTTCTTCGCGATTATGATTCGCGTATTTAACCCTGCCTATCCAGAAGGTATTATGATGGCCATTCTCTTTATGAACGTAATGGCTCCTCTGATCGACCACTATGTAATTCAGGCTAATATCAACAAGCGTAAAAAACGTTTGGCAACCGTAAAAGCAGCATAA
- a CDS encoding Na(+)-translocating NADH-quinone reductase subunit A: MSEVIKIKKGVDIKLQGEAEKIFATADTPSTYALKPSDFPGIRMKLKVKEGDEVLAGDPIFFDKGRPAITFGSPVSGEIAEVVRGEKRRILEVRVLADKEIRYRDFGSADPASLKRDEVKGKIVEAGMWPLVKQRPYNIVANPDRVPRDIWVSCFDSAPLAPDADFVVHGQEAEFKTGIKALMQLTDGKVHLGLDGRTNPSEAFKVEGAVMHRFTGPHPAGNPGVQMHAVAPINKGETVWTVGLQDVIMIGRLFMSGQFQAQRSVALAGAQVSKPRYYKALIGANVKSILEGNVAAGNNRYISGNILTGNQIPSEGYLSFYDNQITVMPEGGEDQFFGWMAPNFNKFSISRALFNWMMPNKRLNLDANLNGEERAFVVTGEYEKVFPFDIYPVQLLKSIMVKDIEAMENLGIYEVAEEDMALCEVVCTSKIPVQETLREGLDLMLDELGD; this comes from the coding sequence ATGTCAGAAGTTATCAAAATTAAAAAGGGCGTAGATATCAAGCTGCAAGGCGAAGCGGAGAAAATTTTCGCAACTGCCGACACCCCCAGCACCTATGCTCTCAAGCCTTCGGATTTCCCGGGAATTCGCATGAAGCTTAAAGTGAAAGAAGGGGATGAAGTTCTGGCCGGTGATCCGATCTTTTTCGACAAGGGTCGTCCCGCAATCACATTTGGCTCGCCCGTTAGTGGTGAAATCGCCGAAGTGGTTCGAGGAGAGAAACGCCGAATTCTGGAAGTTCGTGTATTAGCTGACAAAGAGATTCGCTACCGCGATTTCGGTTCTGCCGATCCTGCTTCTCTGAAAAGAGATGAGGTGAAAGGCAAAATCGTAGAAGCTGGTATGTGGCCTCTGGTGAAGCAACGCCCCTACAACATTGTAGCGAATCCCGACCGTGTACCCCGTGATATCTGGGTATCTTGTTTCGACAGTGCTCCTTTGGCACCGGATGCGGATTTTGTGGTTCACGGACAGGAAGCCGAATTTAAAACCGGTATCAAAGCTTTAATGCAACTTACCGATGGTAAAGTGCATTTAGGTTTAGATGGTCGTACTAATCCTTCAGAAGCCTTTAAGGTGGAAGGAGCGGTGATGCATCGTTTTACCGGTCCACACCCTGCGGGAAATCCTGGTGTGCAAATGCATGCTGTGGCTCCTATTAATAAAGGAGAAACCGTTTGGACTGTAGGCTTACAAGATGTAATTATGATCGGGCGCTTATTTATGAGTGGTCAGTTCCAGGCGCAACGTAGTGTGGCTCTGGCTGGTGCTCAGGTATCTAAGCCTCGTTATTATAAGGCCCTGATTGGTGCCAATGTGAAGTCGATCCTGGAAGGCAATGTAGCGGCTGGAAACAACCGTTATATTTCTGGAAACATCCTTACTGGTAATCAAATTCCTTCTGAAGGTTATTTGTCCTTTTACGATAATCAAATTACCGTAATGCCGGAAGGTGGAGAAGACCAGTTCTTTGGTTGGATGGCTCCTAACTTCAACAAGTTTAGTATTTCCCGTGCCCTCTTTAACTGGATGATGCCTAATAAGCGCTTGAATCTGGATGCCAATTTAAATGGTGAAGAGCGTGCATTTGTTGTAACCGGCGAGTACGAAAAGGTATTCCCATTTGATATTTATCCGGTACAACTATTAAAGTCTATCATGGTTAAGGATATCGAAGCGATGGAAAACCTGGGCATCTATGAGGTGGCCGAGGAAGATATGGCGCTTTGTGAGGTAGTTTGTACCTCTAAGATTCCGGTACAGGAAACCTTACGTGAGGGCTTGGATTTAATGTTGGATGAATTAGGCGACTAA
- a CDS encoding type IX secretion system plug protein — protein sequence MPYRSLFPRLFFILLISLPHFGLAQTQEYYQNDKLRYEDYIYQPGIRSVRLVPRGNDLAMPVIALNSGETLELSFDDLYEEFTNLSYAIYHCNADWTPSDIMRNDYLNNFSDDYIQDFEYSLNAFIPYTHYNLQIPNNQVSFKISGNYLLLVYRDGDPEKRVLSKRFMVYEEIVQAGGRVKRPTRVEKIDTHQELDFTLSHGSYPIPNPFTDLKVVLMQNQRWDLAIKDLKPQFLQNGQLIYQYDDENTFEANSEWRNFDIKNLYSLSLNVRQIRQDTFFKVFLKKDQSRAVERYSTLFDINGQYRVRRLDATNSDSEADYALVDFFLDYPNEIGSDVYLFGEFTDWKMLREYKMYYDADRRAYRCQALLKQGFYNYAYAVNMQGKEYADLSFLEGSHWQTENDYQILVYNREIGSRYDRLVGFATFSSNDLFNQND from the coding sequence ATGCCCTATCGCTCCCTATTCCCGCGCCTCTTTTTTATCCTGCTGATATCGCTCCCACATTTCGGCTTAGCCCAGACCCAAGAGTACTATCAAAATGATAAGCTTCGTTATGAGGACTATATCTACCAACCTGGTATCCGTTCGGTGCGACTGGTTCCCAGGGGTAATGATCTCGCTATGCCAGTGATAGCCTTAAATAGCGGTGAAACCCTGGAACTGAGTTTTGATGATCTTTATGAGGAGTTCACCAATCTTTCCTATGCGATTTACCATTGCAATGCCGATTGGACTCCATCAGACATCATGCGCAATGATTACCTCAATAATTTTAGTGATGATTATATTCAGGACTTTGAGTATTCTTTAAATGCCTTTATCCCCTACACTCATTATAATCTGCAAATTCCCAATAATCAGGTAAGCTTTAAGATTTCCGGGAACTACCTGCTTTTAGTGTATCGTGATGGTGATCCCGAAAAGAGGGTTTTGAGTAAACGCTTTATGGTTTATGAAGAAATCGTTCAGGCCGGAGGCAGGGTAAAACGTCCTACCCGTGTAGAGAAAATCGACACCCATCAAGAACTGGACTTCACCTTATCCCATGGCTCCTACCCCATTCCTAATCCCTTTACTGATTTGAAGGTGGTCCTGATGCAAAATCAGCGCTGGGATTTAGCCATTAAAGATCTGAAGCCTCAATTCCTGCAAAATGGTCAACTCATCTATCAATATGATGATGAAAACACTTTTGAGGCCAATAGCGAATGGCGCAACTTCGATATTAAAAACCTCTACAGCCTCAGTTTAAATGTGCGTCAAATTCGGCAAGACACCTTCTTTAAGGTATTCTTGAAAAAGGATCAAAGTCGGGCGGTGGAACGCTACTCTACCCTCTTTGATATTAATGGCCAATATCGAGTTCGACGCCTGGATGCTACTAATTCCGATTCCGAAGCCGACTATGCCCTGGTGGATTTCTTCCTCGATTATCCCAATGAAATAGGTTCGGATGTGTACCTCTTTGGTGAGTTCACCGATTGGAAGATGTTACGGGAATACAAGATGTATTACGACGCAGATCGAAGAGCCTATCGCTGCCAGGCCTTGCTAAAACAGGGTTTTTACAATTATGCCTATGCCGTAAACATGCAAGGGAAGGAATATGCCGACCTCAGTTTTTTAGAAGGCAGCCACTGGCAAACAGAGAACGATTATCAAATTTTGGTTTACAATCGAGAAATAGGCAGTCGCTACGATCGACTAGTTGGATTTGCTACCTTTAGCTCCAACGACCTATTTAACCAAAACGACTGA
- a CDS encoding DUF3667 domain-containing protein produces the protein MLKRQKGSECLNCGQEIGDANYCSNCGQVNDTRRLTFIELIGESLSNFFAVDGRVFRTLRDVLIKPGKVATDFRLGKRMRYMNPVRFYFLASILLITSIQLNRDANLVNSNIDQESISRLKTLSDEERESAIQKAEDKLNDFEDPSLAIRFSAMSDYLLVKPEGSKEELYQRLNLEPGFWNDFAFEQAQKTAKFGHNQKDNFESFNRELISKLAWILFLFIPVLGLVLKLLYFRRDFYYPEHLFFTLYQQGLFFFVSFLYNLVIDNQTVFILIILLYGVHLFIAMHRFYGQTWGKTFFKYLLVNIFGLLSFVAFFMLSLVLVFILM, from the coding sequence ATGCTCAAACGGCAAAAAGGCAGCGAATGCCTCAATTGCGGCCAAGAAATTGGCGATGCTAATTATTGCAGCAATTGTGGTCAGGTAAATGATACCCGACGTCTCACCTTCATCGAATTAATCGGTGAATCTCTTTCCAACTTTTTTGCCGTCGACGGACGAGTTTTCCGCACTCTTAGAGATGTTCTAATTAAACCCGGAAAAGTAGCCACAGACTTTAGGCTTGGTAAAAGGATGCGCTATATGAATCCGGTGCGCTTCTACTTTCTTGCCTCTATCCTACTGATTACTTCCATTCAATTGAACCGCGATGCTAATCTGGTGAATAGTAATATTGATCAGGAAAGTATCAGTCGCCTCAAAACGCTAAGCGATGAGGAACGCGAAAGCGCCATCCAAAAAGCGGAAGATAAATTGAATGATTTCGAAGATCCCAGCTTAGCTATTCGCTTTTCTGCCATGAGCGATTACCTATTGGTGAAACCCGAGGGCAGCAAGGAAGAACTCTACCAACGCTTGAATCTTGAGCCCGGTTTCTGGAATGATTTCGCTTTCGAACAAGCGCAAAAGACAGCGAAATTCGGGCATAATCAAAAGGATAATTTTGAGAGCTTTAACCGCGAGCTCATCTCAAAGCTAGCCTGGATTCTTTTCCTCTTTATCCCAGTTTTAGGACTGGTTTTAAAGCTTTTATACTTCCGTCGCGATTTCTATTACCCCGAACATCTCTTCTTTACCCTATATCAACAGGGCCTGTTTTTCTTTGTTTCTTTCCTCTACAATTTGGTAATTGATAATCAGACGGTATTCATTCTCATCATCTTACTCTACGGAGTGCATTTGTTTATCGCGATGCATCGTTTTTACGGTCAAACCTGGGGGAAAACCTTCTTTAAATACCTCCTGGTAAACATCTTTGGTCTACTAAGTTTTGTGGCCTTTTTTATGCTATCCCTGGTTTTGGTTTTCATTCTCATGTAA
- a CDS encoding L-threonylcarbamoyladenylate synthase has protein sequence MGSDISLAAELLSEGKAVAIPTETVYGLAANALDAKAVAQIFELKKRPAFDPLIIHLASADHLGDYVKDTGPYFDALYQAFSPGPLTYVFPKQDIIPDIVTAGHPTVAVRFPAHPLCQSLLQKLDFPLAAPSANLFGRVSPTQANHVAGQFGDSLAYILDGGSAQVGLESTIIDLSQDEPIVLRLGGLSLEAIEEVLDRKVPYTRSSSSNPKAPGMLSAHYSPGIPLTHGNLDLNLNKVDRKRCGSISFCKKISGIPDQNQRILSPTGDLKEAASKLFAAMRSFDKNEVDVILAEEFPNEGLGRAINDRLRRASVA, from the coding sequence ATGGGTTCCGATATTTCATTAGCGGCCGAACTCCTCAGTGAAGGAAAAGCCGTAGCAATTCCTACGGAAACAGTATATGGTTTGGCTGCAAATGCCTTAGATGCCAAGGCAGTAGCCCAAATATTTGAGCTAAAGAAGAGACCCGCCTTCGACCCGCTCATTATTCATTTAGCTTCCGCTGATCATTTGGGCGACTATGTAAAAGATACCGGCCCCTATTTCGATGCCCTTTATCAAGCCTTTAGTCCGGGTCCCTTAACCTATGTTTTTCCTAAGCAGGATATAATCCCGGATATTGTAACGGCTGGACATCCTACCGTAGCCGTGCGTTTTCCGGCCCATCCACTTTGCCAATCCTTATTGCAAAAGCTCGATTTCCCACTGGCTGCTCCATCCGCAAATCTATTTGGTCGGGTAAGCCCTACTCAGGCTAATCATGTGGCGGGTCAATTTGGCGATAGTCTGGCTTATATTTTAGATGGTGGTTCGGCTCAGGTAGGTTTGGAATCCACTATCATCGATCTTAGTCAGGATGAACCAATAGTGCTACGACTAGGCGGCTTAAGCCTGGAAGCGATCGAAGAAGTGCTGGATCGAAAGGTGCCTTATACCCGAAGCTCCAGTAGCAATCCCAAGGCTCCGGGAATGCTGAGTGCCCACTATTCACCCGGTATTCCTTTAACCCATGGCAATCTCGATCTAAACCTCAATAAGGTAGATCGTAAGCGCTGTGGCAGCATTAGCTTTTGCAAGAAGATTAGTGGTATTCCTGATCAAAACCAGCGAATCCTCTCTCCCACTGGTGACTTAAAAGAAGCCGCCAGCAAGCTCTTCGCTGCTATGCGTAGTTTTGATAAAAATGAGGTGGATGTAATTCTGGCCGAAGAATTCCCGAATGAAGGCTTGGGCCGCGCTATAAATGATCGCCTAAGAAGGGCTTCCGTGGCTTGA
- the lptB gene encoding LPS export ABC transporter ATP-binding protein has product MILRAENIVKKYRSRTVVKGVSFQVQQGEIVGLLGPNGAGKTTSFYMVVGLIKPNEGQVFIDQQEITTDPMYKRAQKGIGYLAQEASVFRKLSVEENIMGVLQMTDLSKADQKKKLESLLDEFGLQHIRKNRGDLLSGGERRRTEIARALAVDPNFILLDEPFAGVDPIAVEDIQSIVASLKSKNIGILITDHNVQETLAITDRTYLMFEGQILKSGSAEELASDEQVRRVYLGQNFELRKKREAVFNPGSSHGSPS; this is encoded by the coding sequence ATGATTTTACGCGCAGAAAATATTGTTAAGAAATACCGTTCTCGTACCGTTGTTAAAGGCGTAAGCTTTCAGGTGCAGCAAGGGGAAATCGTAGGACTATTAGGTCCTAATGGTGCCGGTAAAACCACCAGCTTTTATATGGTAGTTGGCCTTATTAAACCCAATGAAGGACAGGTATTTATCGATCAGCAAGAAATCACTACCGATCCCATGTACAAGCGGGCCCAAAAGGGGATTGGTTACCTGGCCCAAGAGGCCAGTGTTTTCCGTAAGCTCAGTGTAGAGGAGAACATCATGGGCGTTTTGCAAATGACCGATCTTTCCAAAGCTGATCAGAAGAAAAAATTAGAGTCACTGCTGGATGAATTTGGTTTACAGCATATCCGCAAAAACCGTGGAGATTTGCTTTCCGGTGGTGAACGTCGCCGTACCGAGATTGCCCGTGCCCTGGCGGTAGATCCTAATTTTATTCTTTTAGATGAGCCTTTTGCAGGGGTAGACCCGATCGCGGTAGAAGATATTCAAAGCATTGTTGCCTCTTTGAAGAGTAAGAACATTGGGATTTTAATTACCGATCATAATGTGCAGGAAACCCTAGCTATTACGGATCGTACCTATCTGATGTTTGAAGGGCAAATTTTAAAATCAGGATCCGCGGAAGAACTAGCTTCGGATGAGCAGGTTCGTCGGGTTTATTTAGGACAAAACTTCGAATTGCGTAAAAAGCGGGAAGCGGTATTTAATCCGGGCTCAAGCCACGGAAGCCCTTCTTAG
- the tatC gene encoding twin-arginine translocase subunit TatC — translation MAKAESDHMSFLEHLEVLRWHLIRSTLAIMLMAMLAFLGKSILFDVIIFGPKQPDFFTYELFCTISREISNTELFCLSEMPFKILNTRMAGQFSTHIWVSLIAGFILAFPYVLYEFWRFVAPGLKSSERKYSRWVLFFGGILFLLGVSFGYFLIVPLSLQFLGSYTISDEINNLIDLNSYISTVSTVTLATGIIFELPVVIYFLARSGLVTAEFLRKYRRHAIVLILVLSAVITPPDVASQILVSFPIFILYEISIRIAARLEKRQLKELKVPAKKD, via the coding sequence ATGGCAAAGGCAGAAAGTGATCACATGTCCTTCCTCGAACATCTGGAAGTTCTACGTTGGCACCTCATACGATCTACACTGGCAATCATGCTTATGGCCATGTTGGCCTTTTTAGGTAAAAGCATTTTATTCGATGTAATCATATTTGGACCTAAGCAGCCCGACTTCTTCACTTACGAACTTTTTTGCACTATTTCGCGCGAAATTAGTAATACAGAGTTATTCTGCCTCAGTGAAATGCCCTTTAAAATTCTGAATACCCGAATGGCTGGCCAATTCTCTACGCACATCTGGGTTTCCTTGATTGCAGGATTTATTTTGGCCTTTCCCTATGTTCTGTATGAATTTTGGCGCTTTGTGGCTCCAGGCCTGAAATCCAGCGAACGCAAATACTCGCGTTGGGTATTATTCTTCGGTGGAATATTGTTCCTTCTCGGGGTCTCTTTCGGATATTTTCTGATTGTACCTCTTTCCCTGCAATTTTTAGGTTCTTATACGATTAGTGATGAGATCAACAATTTAATTGACCTCAATTCTTATATCTCTACCGTGAGTACAGTAACTCTGGCAACCGGCATTATCTTTGAACTGCCGGTGGTGATTTACTTCCTAGCTCGTAGTGGTCTGGTTACGGCCGAGTTCCTAAGAAAATATCGTCGCCATGCCATCGTTTTGATTCTGGTACTTTCGGCGGTTATTACTCCGCCCGATGTGGCCAGTCAGATTTTGGTTTCTTTCCCAATCTTTATTTTGTACGAAATAAGTATTCGGATTGCAGCCCGCCTGGAAAAGCGACAATTGAAAGAGCTGAAAGTACCGGCTAAAAAGGATTAG
- the recQ gene encoding DNA helicase RecQ codes for MGTQISTAQAHLKRFFGFSQFKGNQEAVIENVLAGNDTFVIMPTGGGKSLCYQLPAIMQDGTAIVVSPLIALMKNQVDSLRGFADDSGIAHVLNSSLSKRDVEQVKADIVNGITKLLYVAPESLTKEENIEFLRSVEISFFAIDEAHCISEWGHDFRPEYRNLKQIIQKIGRKPIIGLTATATPKVQSDIQKNLGMEDAEVFKASFNRPNLFYEVRPKTKNVDRDIIRFIKKNEGKSGIIYCLSRKKVEELAQTLQVNGINSLPYHAGLDAGTRSRHQDAFLMEDADVIVATIAFGMGIDKPDVRFVIHYDMPKSLESYYQETGRAGRDGGEGHCLAFYSYKDVEKLEKFLNGKPVSEQEIGMQLLQEVIAYAETAMNRRKFILHYFGEFFDEENGPGAKNDDNSQNPRKQFDAREDLKTVLETIIATAQRFKAKSVVDTLCGTLNSITKQYKVQELPVFNMGADKDEKHWMSVIRQAIVQGYLRKDIEKYGVLFISDKGQAFLKEQGPFLIAEDHDYEEEAGQEEIISEQKAGASFDPELFKMLKELTRKVAKSKGLPPFTVFQEPSLNEMALHYPTSLDELKQISGVGEGKARKFGTPFLELISKYVEDNNIEKGDGLLVKSVVNKSGLKVYIIQSTDRKLPLEDIAAAKGLSMDDLVTEIEHIVHSGTKVNLDYVLEDMFDEEQLEEVHDYFMEADSDELQEAYDEFDGDYSEEELRLMRIKFMSEVAN; via the coding sequence TTGGGAACGCAAATTTCCACGGCTCAAGCGCATTTAAAACGCTTTTTTGGTTTTAGCCAATTTAAGGGCAATCAAGAGGCCGTAATCGAAAACGTACTTGCTGGCAACGACACCTTTGTGATCATGCCTACAGGCGGAGGTAAATCACTCTGCTACCAATTACCGGCCATTATGCAGGACGGTACCGCCATAGTCGTATCGCCATTAATTGCCCTGATGAAAAATCAGGTGGATAGTTTAAGAGGCTTTGCCGATGATTCGGGCATTGCACATGTGCTTAACTCTTCCCTTAGTAAGAGAGATGTAGAACAGGTAAAGGCTGATATCGTAAATGGTATTACCAAATTGCTCTACGTTGCTCCAGAATCCCTCACCAAAGAAGAGAATATCGAATTCCTTCGCTCGGTAGAGATTTCTTTCTTCGCGATTGATGAAGCTCACTGTATTTCGGAATGGGGTCATGACTTCAGACCGGAGTACCGCAATCTTAAACAGATCATCCAAAAAATCGGGCGTAAGCCAATTATTGGCCTCACCGCTACGGCGACCCCCAAGGTGCAAAGCGATATTCAGAAAAACCTGGGCATGGAAGATGCCGAGGTCTTCAAAGCTTCCTTTAACCGCCCGAACCTCTTTTATGAGGTACGTCCCAAAACCAAGAATGTTGATCGTGATATCATTCGCTTCATCAAGAAGAATGAAGGTAAGAGTGGCATCATCTATTGCTTGAGTCGGAAAAAAGTGGAGGAGCTGGCCCAAACCCTGCAGGTAAACGGAATTAACTCCCTGCCCTATCATGCTGGTTTAGATGCAGGCACCCGCTCTCGCCATCAGGATGCATTCCTTATGGAAGATGCCGACGTGATTGTGGCCACTATCGCCTTCGGAATGGGAATCGATAAGCCGGATGTGCGCTTTGTGATTCACTACGATATGCCCAAAAGCCTGGAGAGCTATTATCAGGAAACCGGTCGTGCCGGTCGTGATGGTGGCGAAGGCCATTGCCTGGCTTTTTACTCCTATAAGGATGTAGAAAAGCTGGAGAAATTCCTCAATGGTAAGCCTGTCTCAGAGCAGGAAATAGGCATGCAGCTTCTGCAAGAGGTGATTGCCTATGCGGAAACCGCCATGAATCGAAGGAAATTCATTCTCCATTATTTCGGGGAATTCTTTGATGAAGAAAATGGACCCGGAGCGAAGAACGATGATAACAGTCAAAATCCGCGCAAGCAATTTGATGCTCGTGAGGATTTAAAAACGGTATTGGAAACCATTATAGCTACCGCTCAACGCTTCAAAGCGAAATCCGTGGTAGATACTCTATGTGGAACTTTGAACTCCATTACCAAGCAGTATAAAGTTCAGGAGCTCCCCGTTTTCAATATGGGAGCAGATAAAGACGAGAAGCACTGGATGTCAGTAATCCGCCAGGCCATTGTTCAAGGATATCTGCGTAAGGATATCGAAAAATATGGAGTACTCTTCATTAGCGATAAAGGTCAGGCCTTCCTTAAGGAACAAGGTCCCTTCCTAATTGCGGAGGATCACGACTATGAAGAAGAAGCCGGACAAGAAGAGATAATCTCTGAACAAAAGGCTGGCGCTTCCTTCGATCCGGAGCTCTTCAAAATGCTGAAGGAACTCACCCGTAAGGTGGCCAAATCCAAAGGCCTGCCTCCCTTCACCGTATTCCAAGAACCTTCTTTAAATGAGATGGCCCTGCACTACCCTACCAGTCTCGATGAACTGAAACAGATCTCTGGCGTTGGAGAAGGTAAGGCCCGCAAGTTTGGAACTCCTTTCCTTGAGCTCATCAGCAAATACGTTGAAGACAATAATATCGAGAAAGGCGATGGCCTGCTGGTTAAATCAGTAGTGAATAAATCTGGCTTAAAGGTCTACATCATTCAGAGTACCGACCGTAAGCTTCCCCTCGAAGATATTGCCGCTGCCAAAGGCCTGAGTATGGATGATCTGGTAACTGAAATTGAGCACATTGTGCATTCAGGTACCAAAGTTAATCTCGACTATGTTTTGGAAGATATGTTCGATGAAGAACAATTGGAAGAAGTGCATGATTATTTCATGGAAGCCGACTCAGATGAACTGCAAGAGGCTTACGATGAATTTGATGGCGACTACAGTGAGGAAGAATTGCGATTAATGCGCATCAAATTCATGAGCGAAGTAGCGAACTAA